From Bernardetia sp., one genomic window encodes:
- a CDS encoding prolyl hydroxylase family protein — protein sequence MKNLKMKATHLIENRIITINNFFSPEECKKYIALSEELGYEAATIDTGKVVSEVRNNERVFHKNEQLADLIFERGKDFFVPKIGNSEVVGINELFRFYKYEKGHKFKGHQDGSFIRNASEASYFTFMIYLNDGYKGGETRFIKHNIIPREGMALIFLHKLYHEGMEVLEGRKYVLRSDVMYRLVS from the coding sequence ATGAAGAATCTTAAAATGAAAGCAACACATCTAATAGAAAACCGAATCATTACAATAAACAATTTCTTTAGCCCAGAAGAATGTAAAAAATATATTGCTCTTAGTGAGGAGCTAGGTTATGAAGCTGCTACAATAGACACAGGAAAAGTAGTTTCAGAAGTGAGAAATAATGAGAGAGTATTTCATAAAAATGAGCAGCTTGCTGACCTTATTTTTGAGCGTGGCAAAGATTTTTTTGTTCCCAAAATTGGAAATAGTGAAGTAGTGGGTATCAACGAACTTTTTAGGTTCTATAAATATGAAAAAGGACACAAATTTAAAGGACACCAAGACGGAAGTTTTATCAGAAATGCTTCCGAAGCTAGTTATTTTACCTTTATGATTTATCTCAACGACGGCTATAAAGGAGGAGAAACAAGGTTCATAAAGCATAATATTATCCCAAGAGAAGGAATGGCTCTTATTTTTCTTCATAAACTCTACCACGAAGGAATGGAGGTTTTGGAAGGGCGAAAATATGTTTTGAGAAGTGATGTGATGTATAGATTAGTATCTTAG
- a CDS encoding carboxymuconolactone decarboxylase family protein yields MKKHQWIVGILFLVFTLTTSKMNAQDKTTLNSNEQSLVEISALTATGNIEQLKIKLNNGLDNGLSINEIKESLTQLYAYCGFPRSLNAINAFKTVVEERKAKGIIDKEGKKIVIENNSLDKYEQGRKVLQELTNKYQPKPAPNFGEFVPRIDAFLKEHLFADIFACDVLNFQQRELVTISALAAMTDVEAQLQAHIDMGKNTGITEVQLEKVADIIGKVINQKQANILRKIIDVKPLSVSESDMIVHISEAEILPQDLEESKAILKEETSKQKTEIIMNNTEHYTFELSNKVTRQKVTFKNRYGITLSGDLYIPKDDSDEPLAAIAISGPFGAVKEQASGLYANQMAERGFIALAFDPSYTGESSGEPRNVASPDINTEDFSAAIDYLGLHEKVDRNKIGIIGICGFGGFALNATAIDKRVKAVATTSMYDMSRVNAKGYFDANTLEQRTKILEDLSEQRWEDAKNEKPETSSNNLPEKLTGDEPSFVAQYHNYYKTPRGFHPRSINSNGAWTKTTPLSLMNMPILTYIEEISPRPVLIIAGENAHSKYFSEDAYKAAAQPKELIIIPNTVHVDLYDKIDIIPFDKLTNFFTENLK; encoded by the coding sequence ATGAAAAAGCATCAGTGGATTGTTGGAATTCTCTTTCTTGTATTTACTCTAACTACATCAAAAATGAATGCACAGGATAAAACTACGTTGAATAGTAATGAACAAAGCTTAGTAGAAATTTCTGCACTTACTGCAACGGGAAATATTGAACAGTTGAAAATCAAACTCAACAATGGGTTAGACAATGGTCTTAGCATTAATGAAATCAAGGAATCATTAACTCAGCTTTATGCTTATTGTGGCTTTCCAAGAAGTTTAAATGCTATCAATGCCTTTAAAACAGTAGTAGAAGAAAGAAAAGCAAAAGGGATTATTGATAAAGAGGGAAAGAAAATCGTTATTGAAAATAACTCGCTAGACAAATATGAACAAGGCAGAAAAGTGTTGCAGGAGTTGACTAATAAATATCAGCCCAAACCTGCACCTAATTTTGGAGAATTTGTGCCACGAATAGATGCATTTCTAAAAGAACACTTATTTGCTGATATTTTTGCTTGTGATGTACTCAATTTTCAGCAAAGAGAGTTAGTTACCATCTCAGCTTTAGCAGCAATGACCGATGTAGAAGCACAATTACAAGCACACATTGATATGGGAAAAAACACTGGAATCACTGAAGTACAATTAGAAAAAGTGGCAGATATTATTGGAAAGGTTATCAACCAAAAGCAGGCAAATATACTTCGAAAAATAATTGATGTAAAACCTCTATCAGTTAGTGAGTCAGATATGATAGTGCATATTTCAGAAGCAGAAATCTTACCTCAAGATTTAGAAGAATCTAAGGCTATTTTAAAAGAAGAAACATCAAAACAAAAAACAGAAATAATAATGAATAATACAGAACATTATACCTTTGAGTTAAGTAACAAAGTAACTCGTCAAAAAGTAACATTCAAAAACCGATACGGTATTACTTTATCAGGTGATTTATATATTCCCAAAGATGATAGTGATGAGCCTTTAGCAGCCATTGCCATTAGTGGTCCTTTTGGAGCAGTCAAAGAACAAGCATCTGGTTTATATGCCAACCAAATGGCTGAAAGAGGTTTTATTGCGCTTGCTTTTGACCCTTCTTATACAGGAGAAAGTAGTGGCGAACCACGAAATGTAGCATCACCAGATATCAATACTGAAGATTTCAGTGCTGCTATAGATTACCTTGGACTACATGAAAAAGTTGATAGGAACAAAATAGGTATTATAGGTATTTGTGGTTTTGGAGGCTTTGCACTAAATGCAACTGCTATTGATAAACGAGTGAAAGCTGTTGCAACTACCAGTATGTATGATATGTCACGAGTAAATGCAAAAGGTTATTTTGATGCTAATACACTAGAACAACGTACTAAAATATTAGAAGACTTAAGCGAACAGCGTTGGGAAGATGCAAAAAATGAAAAACCTGAAACATCATCAAATAATTTACCCGAAAAACTAACTGGAGATGAACCTTCATTTGTAGCACAATATCACAACTATTACAAAACACCTAGAGGTTTTCATCCTCGTTCTATTAATTCAAATGGTGCTTGGACTAAAACAACACCTTTGTCTCTAATGAATATGCCAATTCTAACCTATATTGAAGAAATATCTCCAAGACCAGTATTGATAATCGCAGGAGAAAATGCACATTCTAAATATTTTAGTGAAGATGCTTACAAAGCAGCAGCTCAACCAAAAGAATTGATAATAATACCAAATACAGTTCATGTAGATTTATATGACAAAATAGATATAATACCTTTTGATAAGTTAACTAACTTTTTCACAGAAAATTTAAAGTAA
- a CDS encoding sugar O-acetyltransferase — protein MIFQRLLKGEAISFNDPDYFKIRNACNHTRSLLIQLNNETDVEKARALINEIINSQIDESTTILPPFQINYGKNTKIGKNVFINFDCTFLDLGGITIEDNVMLAPKVCLLSEGHPISVQDRQTLTVGKIHIKQNAWIGANATILQGVTIGKNSIVAAGSVVLKNVPDNTIVGGIPAKIIKPI, from the coding sequence ATGATATTTCAGCGATTATTAAAAGGAGAAGCTATTTCATTCAACGATCCAGATTATTTCAAAATCAGAAATGCTTGTAATCATACACGATCATTACTTATACAATTGAACAATGAAACTGATGTAGAAAAAGCAAGAGCATTGATAAATGAAATAATTAATTCGCAAATAGATGAAAGCACAACTATTTTACCACCATTTCAAATCAATTACGGAAAAAACACCAAAATAGGTAAAAACGTTTTTATCAATTTTGATTGTACATTTTTAGACTTGGGAGGAATTACTATTGAAGATAATGTGATGCTTGCACCCAAAGTATGTTTGTTATCTGAAGGACATCCTATTTCAGTTCAAGACAGACAAACACTAACGGTGGGAAAAATACATATCAAACAAAATGCTTGGATTGGCGCAAATGCTACAATTTTACAAGGCGTAACGATTGGTAAAAACTCTATAGTGGCAGCAGGCTCAGTTGTTTTAAAAAATGTACCTGACAATACGATAGTAGGAGGCATACCTGCAAAAATTATTAAACCAATTTAA
- a CDS encoding helix-turn-helix transcriptional regulator: MDYSETNRLSRLTAILIQLQTKRIVTASELATKFNISKRTIYRDIKALEQSGVPVLTEEGKGYTLMDGYRIPPVMFTEKQANALILAEQLVLKNNDASFIKDYSEAIDKIKSILKYTVKDKTNLLTDRTQYNQVINQERNSNNLSDLQNALTNYNLVKIEYINKENSISIRLIEPFAILNSENWYLIAFCRLRNEFRFFRPDRIQKMEILTEKFEPHNMTLQEYFDKYH; encoded by the coding sequence ATGGATTATTCCGAAACAAATAGACTATCAAGATTAACAGCAATCTTAATTCAATTACAGACTAAACGAATTGTAACTGCTTCGGAATTAGCAACTAAATTTAATATAAGTAAAAGGACTATTTACCGAGACATAAAAGCACTAGAGCAATCTGGCGTTCCAGTTTTAACAGAAGAGGGTAAGGGTTATACATTAATGGATGGATATAGAATTCCACCTGTGATGTTTACCGAAAAACAAGCAAACGCTCTAATACTTGCAGAACAATTAGTATTAAAAAATAATGACGCTTCATTTATAAAGGATTACTCAGAGGCAATTGATAAAATAAAATCAATTCTAAAATACACTGTCAAAGACAAAACAAATTTACTGACAGATAGAACTCAATACAACCAAGTCATCAATCAAGAAAGAAACAGTAATAATTTATCAGATTTACAGAATGCATTGACTAATTACAACCTTGTTAAAATAGAATATATCAATAAAGAAAATTCTATATCAATTAGATTGATAGAACCATTTGCTATACTAAATTCTGAAAATTGGTATTTAATTGCATTTTGTCGTTTGCGTAATGAATTTAGGTTTTTCAGACCAGACAGAATTCAAAAAATGGAGATTCTAACAGAAAAATTTGAGCCTCATAATATGACTTTACAAGAATATTTCGACAAATATCATTGA
- a CDS encoding transglutaminase-like domain-containing protein: MKYLEPTYYLDFEDDSIQSLVSEFKTYALSNKEKAIRVYTKVRDNWKYYPYDISLSEEKYKASYIAQKEVGNCVEKSILLIACLRALEIPSRLHLGKVKNHIAVERLTEKFGSNELTPHGMVNVYLNGKWLKMSPAFNKSLCVKLNVEPLDFDGENNSFLQQYNNQGTRFMEYTDDYGYFDDVPLDFMRNNLRKHYPHIFDVDEKITEFKL; encoded by the coding sequence ATGAAGTATTTAGAACCAACTTATTACCTTGACTTTGAAGATGACTCAATCCAGAGCCTAGTTTCTGAGTTTAAAACATATGCCCTGTCCAACAAAGAAAAAGCTATCAGAGTTTATACTAAAGTACGTGATAATTGGAAATATTATCCTTATGATATAAGCCTTTCAGAAGAAAAATATAAGGCGAGCTACATTGCTCAAAAAGAAGTAGGAAACTGTGTAGAAAAATCAATACTTCTAATCGCTTGCCTTCGTGCTTTAGAGATTCCATCAAGATTACATTTGGGAAAGGTTAAGAATCATATCGCAGTAGAAAGATTGACAGAAAAGTTTGGTTCGAACGAGCTAACGCCACACGGAATGGTAAATGTATATCTAAACGGCAAGTGGTTGAAAATGTCGCCAGCCTTCAATAAATCACTTTGTGTTAAACTAAATGTTGAACCTTTAGATTTTGATGGAGAAAACAATTCATTTTTACAACAATACAATAACCAAGGTACTCGGTTTATGGAATATACAGATGACTATGGATATTTTGACGATGTTCCACTAGATTTTATGAGAAATAATTTAAGAAAACATTATCCTCATATTTTTGATGTAGATGAAAAAATAACAGAGTTTAAGCTATAA
- a CDS encoding alpha/beta fold hydrolase → MSKNIKSIEFPSSNMILVNGIELEVFEAGKQNKGKPIVLCHGFPENAFSWRFQIPELVKAGYHVIIPNQRGYGNSSCPTEITEYDIQHLTGDLIALLDYYGYKKATFIGHDWGANIVWSLALLHPERVSQIINLALPYQQRGEKPWIEFMEEIFGADNYFVHFNRQVGVADAILYENKYQFLNNLFRKNIPSAMPTSGMLMINLANAEKPLGEPIMSENELLVYVSAFEKSGFTGGINWYRNLDRNWHILADINPVIQHPTLMIYGEKDMIPKSENLIDFVPNVEVVSLDCGHCIQQEKPNETNQAILNWLEKHDS, encoded by the coding sequence ATGAGCAAAAATATTAAATCAATCGAATTTCCAAGTTCTAATATGATTTTAGTCAATGGTATTGAACTTGAAGTATTTGAAGCAGGTAAACAAAATAAAGGAAAACCAATTGTACTCTGTCACGGTTTTCCAGAAAATGCGTTTTCTTGGCGTTTTCAGATTCCTGAACTTGTAAAAGCTGGTTATCATGTTATCATCCCAAATCAAAGAGGTTATGGAAACTCGTCTTGTCCAACTGAAATAACAGAGTACGACATTCAACATCTAACAGGAGACCTAATTGCTTTACTTGACTACTACGGATATAAAAAAGCTACTTTTATAGGACACGACTGGGGTGCAAATATTGTTTGGAGTCTTGCTTTACTTCATCCTGAGCGAGTAAGTCAAATAATAAACTTGGCTTTACCTTATCAACAGCGAGGAGAAAAACCTTGGATAGAGTTTATGGAAGAAATATTTGGAGCAGACAACTATTTTGTTCATTTTAATCGACAGGTAGGAGTAGCAGATGCTATATTATATGAAAATAAATATCAGTTTCTTAACAATTTGTTTCGTAAGAACATACCTTCTGCAATGCCAACATCAGGTATGTTGATGATTAATCTTGCCAACGCAGAAAAACCACTTGGAGAACCAATTATGAGCGAAAATGAATTGCTTGTTTATGTTTCTGCTTTTGAGAAATCTGGGTTTACAGGAGGAATAAATTGGTACAGAAACCTTGACAGAAATTGGCATATATTAGCAGATATAAACCCAGTCATTCAACATCCTACACTTATGATATATGGAGAAAAAGATATGATTCCTAAATCTGAAAATCTAATAGATTTTGTTCCCAATGTAGAGGTGGTTAGCTTAGATTGTGGACATTGTATTCAACAAGAAAAACCAAATGAAACTAATCAAGCAATTTTAAACTGGTTAGAAAAACATGATTCATAA
- a CDS encoding hemerythrin domain-containing protein has translation MTTIFEALRKDHDIQRDLADKLIQTSGDTEERRSLYKQLKHELKIHADGEERHFYIPLFEDEKTQEHARHGVAEHHEMDELMEKLDETDMSSPAWLTYAKQLQDKVHHHLKDEEHTIFQLAGKVLSEKQKGSLANDYQSYIDKERE, from the coding sequence ATGACAACTATTTTTGAAGCTCTACGAAAAGACCACGATATCCAACGAGATTTGGCAGACAAACTTATCCAAACCTCTGGAGACACAGAGGAAAGACGCTCTCTATACAAACAACTCAAACACGAACTCAAAATACACGCCGATGGCGAAGAGCGTCATTTTTATATTCCGTTGTTTGAAGATGAAAAAACACAAGAACACGCTCGTCATGGAGTAGCCGAACATCATGAAATGGATGAACTGATGGAAAAACTAGACGAGACAGATATGAGTTCGCCTGCTTGGCTTACCTATGCAAAGCAGTTGCAAGATAAAGTCCATCACCATTTGAAAGATGAGGAACATACTATTTTTCAACTTGCAGGCAAAGTGCTTTCAGAAAAGCAGAAAGGTAGCCTTGCAAATGATTATCAAAGCTACATTGATAAGGAAAGAGAATAA
- a CDS encoding helix-turn-helix domain-containing protein: MDTEKAGFPLIIMLQLSSEKDFPKDFQANYHTHLLCHRGSLTFVFNDTKMKCSGGEFVFWFANSKLSDLKFSKTFKATVLLVENQFLKDNVPDQNWSIDAILHSRQYPVKQLNDKNDRKRVLSNFHLLHNKFENKEHRFYEESLKLQTRLFILEMWHTFANEYERRKRSLETGTFYERFMHLIQEHCIKEREVQFYADKLHITAKYLNYISKQNSGITASEWIQRYTKERIVLLLQNENITISEIADEMEFSSRSFFTRYVKKILGVTPREYRNRLR; this comes from the coding sequence ATGGATACAGAAAAAGCAGGTTTTCCACTTATTATTATGCTACAATTGTCAAGTGAAAAAGATTTTCCAAAAGACTTTCAAGCTAATTATCATACACATTTACTTTGTCATCGTGGTAGCCTTACCTTCGTATTTAATGATACAAAAATGAAATGTAGTGGTGGGGAATTTGTATTTTGGTTTGCCAACAGTAAATTATCAGATTTAAAATTTTCAAAGACTTTTAAAGCAACCGTTTTACTTGTAGAAAATCAATTTTTGAAAGACAATGTGCCTGACCAAAATTGGAGTATTGATGCAATATTACACTCTCGGCAGTATCCTGTTAAACAGCTCAATGATAAAAATGACAGAAAGAGAGTTTTGTCAAACTTTCATTTATTACATAATAAATTTGAGAATAAAGAACATCGTTTTTATGAAGAAAGCTTAAAGCTGCAAACAAGACTTTTTATTCTTGAAATGTGGCATACATTTGCCAATGAATATGAACGTAGAAAACGCAGTTTGGAAACAGGAACATTTTATGAAAGATTTATGCATTTAATTCAAGAACACTGCATTAAAGAGCGTGAAGTTCAATTTTATGCCGATAAACTACATATTACTGCCAAATATCTGAATTATATCAGCAAACAAAACTCTGGAATTACAGCTTCTGAATGGATTCAGCGTTATACTAAGGAACGTATTGTATTACTTTTACAGAATGAAAATATAACTATTTCTGAAATTGCTGATGAAATGGAATTCTCTAGTCGTTCATTTTTCACTCGTTACGTGAAAAAAATATTAGGTGTTACACCAAGAGAATATAGAAATCGTTTAAGATAA
- a CDS encoding DUF4271 domain-containing protein, which yields MALPIVKKDAVYQTLTEKWVIYDEDLESYVPYLPTIHSQYRALHLIFNVNQNLQDYKNNYLGIALPQDAKLFWNTHFSSLVTEKEYIEVSFDSLLRSYSANNRDFNGFLMLTVYQEKPQNQIIEPYSAYILTKKNSFTPPKISQQTPQNSLIVEKPISPLPDWILLINWFMVGIVVVFSVIAYPIVGKEAFGDSWNYFFRPAKALKRTELLPQIGYVVYFSLVMGFVWIFYDYLNLYGTSASDYFLINNSLFSFLLDWLYAAFWCLCIAILRLLWIQFMGKLFFKSSNIDEQHTQALLLGNTFIMGVIFITSVIFSFIADTLYISDVEAASSSFLYYFVLIVVFSILTHSLLISYYLFTRTNAGKLYLFSYLCATEIIPLLLLSKWIISVM from the coding sequence ATGGCTTTGCCTATTGTTAAAAAAGATGCTGTTTATCAGACACTTACTGAAAAGTGGGTCATCTATGATGAAGATTTAGAAAGCTATGTTCCTTATTTGCCTACCATTCATAGTCAGTATAGAGCTTTGCATTTGATTTTCAATGTCAATCAAAACCTTCAAGATTACAAAAATAATTATTTAGGGATTGCCTTACCACAAGATGCAAAACTATTTTGGAATACTCATTTTTCTTCGCTTGTTACAGAAAAAGAATATATAGAAGTTTCTTTTGATAGTTTACTTCGTTCCTACTCTGCAAACAATAGAGATTTCAATGGTTTTCTGATGCTTACTGTTTATCAAGAAAAACCTCAAAATCAGATTATTGAACCATATTCAGCCTATATTCTTACAAAAAAAAATAGCTTTACCCCACCAAAGATTAGCCAGCAAACCCCTCAAAACTCTCTCATCGTAGAAAAACCTATTTCACCACTTCCCGACTGGATTTTATTAATAAACTGGTTTATGGTAGGCATTGTGGTTGTCTTTTCTGTGATTGCCTATCCGATTGTTGGAAAGGAAGCATTTGGCGACTCGTGGAACTACTTTTTCCGTCCTGCCAAAGCTCTCAAAAGAACTGAACTCTTGCCACAAATTGGCTATGTGGTTTATTTTAGCCTTGTAATGGGTTTTGTATGGATTTTTTATGATTACTTGAATCTATATGGAACAAGTGCAAGTGATTATTTTCTTATCAACAATAGCCTATTCTCTTTTCTTTTAGATTGGTTGTATGCAGCTTTTTGGTGTTTGTGTATTGCTATTTTAAGACTGCTTTGGATTCAATTTATGGGGAAATTATTTTTTAAGAGCAGTAATATTGACGAACAACACACACAAGCACTTCTGTTGGGCAACACTTTTATAATGGGCGTAATTTTTATAACAAGTGTCATATTTTCCTTCATAGCAGACACTTTATATATTTCTGATGTAGAAGCTGCAAGTAGTTCTTTTCTCTACTATTTTGTCTTGATAGTCGTTTTTTCTATCCTAACTCACAGTTTATTAATTAGTTATTATTTGTTTACACGAACAAATGCTGGTAAGTTGTATCTTTTTTCGTACCTTTGCGCCACTGAAATAATTCCACTTCTATTACTTTCGAAATGGATTATATCAGTTATGTAA
- a CDS encoding uroporphyrinogen-III synthase gives MANEANASHPTPKPKQIRSVLISQPAPLTDKSPYHDLAQRYNVKVDFRKFIEVQPVSLREFRKQRINILDHTAVIFTSRNAVDHFFTLCKGLKITIPEDMKYFCVSEQTAIYLPKYINLRKRKLFVGDRTAEDLNKVIAKHKKEKFLFPCSDIRRDDIPNFLKENNIEHSEAIIYATVSSDLSDLKNVNYDVIAFFSPSGIKSLFDNFPDFKQKTTRIAAFGPTTAKAVRDHNLRLDIEAPLPNAPSMTGAIEQYIRKMREELGID, from the coding sequence ATGGCAAACGAAGCAAATGCCTCACACCCAACACCGAAACCTAAGCAAATTCGTAGTGTACTGATTTCACAGCCTGCTCCTCTGACAGACAAATCTCCTTACCACGACCTTGCCCAAAGATATAATGTGAAGGTAGATTTTAGAAAATTTATTGAAGTACAGCCTGTTTCTTTACGTGAGTTTAGAAAACAACGTATCAATATCTTAGACCACACAGCCGTTATTTTCACAAGCAGAAATGCTGTTGACCATTTCTTTACGCTTTGTAAAGGGTTAAAAATCACGATTCCAGAAGATATGAAATACTTCTGTGTGTCAGAACAAACTGCTATCTATCTTCCAAAATATATCAATCTTCGCAAGCGTAAACTTTTTGTAGGCGACCGTACGGCAGAAGACCTCAATAAAGTAATTGCCAAGCATAAAAAAGAGAAATTCTTATTCCCTTGTTCTGATATTCGTAGAGACGATATTCCAAATTTCTTAAAGGAAAACAATATTGAGCATTCAGAAGCTATCATTTATGCTACAGTTTCTAGTGATTTGTCTGATTTAAAAAATGTAAACTACGATGTAATTGCCTTTTTTAGTCCATCTGGAATCAAATCTCTTTTTGATAACTTCCCAGATTTCAAACAAAAGACTACTCGTATTGCAGCTTTTGGTCCAACAACAGCAAAAGCAGTAAGAGACCACAATCTACGACTAGACATTGAAGCTCCACTTCCAAATGCACCATCTATGACTGGAGCCATCGAACAATATATTCGTAAGATGAGAGAAGAATTGGGTATTGATTAA
- a CDS encoding cupin domain-containing protein, producing MKTEVPNISDFPTGKENTGYEQYFTGKSWLAPLTNNKELNVPLANVTFEPSCRNNWHSHTGGQLLIVVGGEGLYQERGKPARHLQKGDIVEIAPNVEHWHGATATSWFAHLATSGNPQTNENTWLEPVTDEIYNQANNQIKE from the coding sequence ATGAAAACAGAAGTTCCAAACATAAGCGACTTTCCAACAGGGAAAGAAAATACAGGCTATGAGCAATACTTTACAGGTAAATCTTGGTTAGCTCCATTGACAAACAACAAAGAATTGAATGTTCCACTTGCTAATGTAACATTTGAACCAAGTTGTAGAAACAATTGGCATAGCCATACAGGAGGACAACTTTTAATTGTTGTAGGTGGAGAAGGTTTGTATCAAGAAAGAGGGAAACCAGCACGCCATTTACAAAAAGGTGATATTGTAGAAATAGCACCAAACGTAGAGCATTGGCACGGTGCAACAGCTACAAGTTGGTTTGCTCATCTTGCCACAAGTGGAAATCCACAAACAAATGAAAATACATGGCTAGAACCTGTAACAGATGAAATTTATAATCAAGCCAATAATCAAATCAAAGAATAA